One genomic window of Bradyrhizobium sp. B124 includes the following:
- a CDS encoding MaoC family dehydratase produces the protein MTTLTFEDFKPGRFGTFGPRHVSREEILAFAAEFDPQPMHLDEEAAKKSMLRGLSGSGWHLGSLMMRMMFDGFIGRTASLGAPGVNEMRWVAPLRPGDDLTLDVDVVEARVSKSRPETGIVTFKSTIRNARGEMLCEMEAPIMIGRRDTASA, from the coding sequence ATGACCACGCTGACCTTCGAAGACTTCAAGCCCGGCCGTTTCGGCACGTTCGGCCCGCGCCACGTTTCGCGCGAGGAAATCCTCGCCTTTGCCGCCGAATTCGACCCGCAGCCGATGCATCTCGACGAGGAGGCGGCGAAGAAATCCATGCTCCGCGGCCTGTCGGGCTCGGGCTGGCATCTCGGCTCGCTGATGATGCGGATGATGTTCGACGGCTTCATCGGCCGCACCGCATCGCTCGGCGCGCCCGGGGTCAACGAGATGCGCTGGGTGGCGCCGCTGCGTCCGGGCGACGATTTGACGCTGGATGTCGATGTCGTCGAAGCGCGCGTCTCGAAGAGCCGTCCCGAGACCGGCATCGTCACCTTCAAGAGCACGATCCGCAACGCGCGCGGCGAGATGCTGTGCGAGATGGAGGCGCCGATCATGATCGGCCGCCGTGACACTGCGAGCGCATAG
- a CDS encoding DUF4282 domain-containing protein → MFDFQDLFQWDRFITPTIIKTFYWLVIAVIVLFGISGILWSLTAMAISPFVGFIQLLASIASIFVGIVLSRIAAEFILIVFRINEHLGAIRDRDGGMH, encoded by the coding sequence ATGTTCGATTTCCAGGATCTGTTTCAGTGGGACCGCTTCATCACGCCCACGATCATCAAGACGTTCTACTGGCTGGTGATCGCGGTCATCGTGCTGTTCGGGATCTCCGGCATCCTGTGGAGCCTCACCGCGATGGCGATCAGCCCGTTCGTCGGCTTCATCCAGTTGCTCGCGTCGATCGCGAGCATCTTCGTCGGCATCGTGTTGTCGCGCATCGCCGCCGAGTTCATCCTGATCGTGTTCCGGATCAACGAGCATCTCGGCGCGATCCGCGATCGCGACGGGGGCATGCACTGA
- a CDS encoding phasin — protein MTNPSDPFSASIIPFEVPEQMRAFAEKGVLQARDSYAKFKDAAETHNSTVEAVFTSVNKGATAYSAKLIEFFKANTTSSLDFAQELFSVKSPTEAIELWTSHARKQFETYTAQAKELAELGQKVATETAEPIKASASKFYQQPAA, from the coding sequence ATGACCAACCCGTCCGATCCGTTTTCCGCCTCGATCATCCCGTTCGAGGTTCCCGAGCAGATGCGCGCGTTCGCCGAAAAGGGCGTGCTGCAGGCCCGCGACAGCTACGCCAAGTTCAAGGACGCTGCCGAGACTCACAACTCGACGGTCGAGGCCGTGTTCACCTCGGTGAACAAGGGCGCCACCGCGTATTCGGCCAAGCTGATCGAGTTCTTCAAGGCCAACACCACCTCCTCGCTCGACTTCGCCCAGGAGCTGTTCAGCGTGAAGTCGCCGACCGAAGCGATCGAGCTGTGGACCTCGCACGCCCGCAAGCAGTTCGAGACCTACACCGCGCAGGCCAAGGAACTGGCCGAGCTCGGCCAGAAGGTCGCCACCGAGACCGCCGAGCCGATCAAGGCCAGCGCCTCGAAGTTCTACCAGCAGCCGGCCGCCTGA
- a CDS encoding ParA family protein, with translation MNVIVFASRKGGSGKSTLAAHLAAQVHKATKPCLLIDADPQGSLTLWHKLRGTNEPAIKTAVNSVSGIIAQAKRDGIEWVFIDTPPNLSAVVDDSIKNATMVIIPARPGVFDVNAVQETIQTCRSMRKPYAVVINGAPAQRDGAESRIVAIAREALAKFRAPVWSGQITNRADLLMALGQGEGAREYYAEGRAAAEINRLWAAIERSIKAIRGTASASGAMHKQAA, from the coding sequence ATGAACGTGATTGTTTTCGCTTCGCGTAAGGGGGGCTCGGGGAAAAGTACCCTGGCTGCTCACCTCGCCGCGCAAGTGCACAAGGCAACGAAGCCCTGTCTGCTGATCGACGCCGATCCGCAGGGCTCGCTGACGCTCTGGCATAAATTGCGCGGCACCAACGAGCCGGCGATCAAGACGGCGGTGAACTCGGTCAGCGGGATCATTGCTCAAGCCAAGCGCGACGGCATCGAGTGGGTGTTCATCGACACGCCGCCGAATTTGTCGGCTGTGGTCGACGACTCCATCAAGAACGCCACGATGGTGATCATTCCGGCGCGGCCCGGCGTGTTCGACGTCAACGCGGTGCAGGAAACGATTCAGACCTGCCGCTCGATGCGCAAGCCCTACGCCGTCGTGATCAACGGCGCGCCTGCGCAGCGTGACGGCGCCGAAAGCCGCATCGTCGCGATCGCGCGTGAGGCGCTGGCGAAATTCCGCGCTCCGGTGTGGAGCGGCCAGATCACCAACCGCGCAGACCTTCTGATGGCGCTCGGCCAGGGTGAAGGCGCGCGCGAATATTATGCGGAAGGCCGCGCTGCCGCGGAGATCAATCGGCTGTGGGCCGCGATCGAACGCTCGATCAAGGCGATCCGCGGCACGGCGTCGGCGTCCGGCGCGATGCACAAGCAGGCGGCGTAA
- a CDS encoding vWA domain-containing protein, with protein MIKVFRRSFVAGLLSLGLALLSLHGAQAQAQAQGTDTILVLDASGSMWGLVDGQSKISAARQAVDAILSKWNPADRLGVMVYGHRSKGDCKDIELMVPVSKFDPARIKAAIDGINPKGKTPISGSLRAAAEALHSTENKANVILVSDGIETCAPDPCAAAAELKKAGIGFTAHVIGLDVADPAAKSQLQCIARATGGVYLDAGNAASLTGALTKAVAATQGTKVASEAPPKPAAADPYLGKNLRGVARLAEGLDPISDEDVNWGVYKRAGGEKGEHVNTFYGAPFADNIAPGDYIVEVSYRQLKREFPLKVENGKPAALDVILDAGYVTSEGSVAGGAAKVDDVVWQVSDKGGRLVAQEYDAVPRFVLAAGNYTLTLTKGQSKTSKPFAVAAGDSSNVQLTLDVGKLIVTTTYAEGGPKVEKDLVVAVHQPAKADGDEGEKVAQEYDAESKFDLPGGSYEVMVTVGEAKGTARAEVKSGAPTRINVNLNAGVVGIKADGAQEIDIYGAERDINDERKRVSVSYEATTNVALSAGDYVAVVTYADGQKAEKPFSIAAGKRQTLEIKQ; from the coding sequence TCGTTCGTTGCCGGCCTGCTGTCGCTTGGCCTGGCGTTGCTGTCACTTCATGGCGCCCAGGCGCAGGCGCAAGCGCAGGGGACCGACACCATTCTCGTGCTCGATGCATCCGGCTCGATGTGGGGCCTGGTCGATGGGCAGAGCAAGATCTCGGCTGCGCGACAGGCGGTCGATGCCATCCTGTCGAAATGGAATCCCGCCGATCGTCTCGGCGTGATGGTCTATGGCCATCGCTCGAAGGGTGACTGCAAGGACATCGAGCTGATGGTGCCGGTCAGCAAGTTCGATCCGGCGAGGATCAAGGCCGCGATCGACGGCATCAACCCGAAGGGCAAGACGCCGATCTCGGGTTCGCTCCGTGCCGCCGCCGAGGCGCTGCACTCGACCGAGAACAAGGCCAATGTGATCCTGGTCTCCGACGGGATCGAGACCTGCGCGCCGGATCCGTGCGCGGCCGCGGCCGAGCTGAAGAAGGCCGGCATCGGCTTCACCGCCCATGTCATCGGCCTCGACGTCGCCGACCCCGCGGCGAAGAGCCAGCTGCAATGCATCGCGCGCGCGACCGGCGGCGTCTATCTCGATGCCGGCAACGCCGCGAGCCTCACCGGCGCACTGACCAAGGCGGTGGCGGCGACGCAAGGCACCAAGGTCGCAAGCGAGGCGCCGCCAAAGCCGGCGGCCGCCGATCCGTATCTCGGCAAGAACCTCCGCGGCGTGGCGCGGCTCGCCGAAGGGCTCGATCCGATCAGCGACGAGGACGTCAACTGGGGCGTCTACAAGCGGGCCGGAGGCGAGAAGGGCGAGCACGTCAACACCTTCTACGGTGCGCCGTTCGCCGACAATATCGCACCCGGCGATTACATCGTGGAAGTGAGCTACCGGCAGCTCAAGCGCGAGTTTCCGCTCAAGGTCGAGAACGGCAAGCCGGCCGCGCTCGACGTCATCCTCGATGCCGGCTACGTCACCAGCGAAGGCTCGGTTGCGGGCGGGGCTGCCAAGGTCGACGACGTGGTCTGGCAGGTCTCCGACAAGGGCGGCAGACTGGTCGCGCAGGAATACGACGCGGTGCCGCGCTTCGTGCTCGCCGCGGGCAATTACACACTGACGCTGACCAAGGGGCAGTCGAAGACCAGCAAGCCGTTCGCGGTCGCCGCGGGTGACTCCAGCAACGTCCAGCTCACCCTCGACGTCGGCAAGCTGATCGTCACCACCACCTATGCCGAGGGCGGCCCCAAGGTCGAGAAGGACCTCGTGGTCGCCGTGCACCAGCCGGCCAAGGCCGACGGTGACGAGGGCGAGAAGGTTGCGCAGGAATACGACGCCGAATCCAAGTTCGATCTGCCCGGCGGCAGCTACGAGGTGATGGTGACGGTCGGCGAGGCCAAAGGCACGGCGCGTGCGGAGGTGAAGTCCGGCGCGCCCACCCGGATCAACGTCAACCTCAACGCCGGCGTGGTCGGGATCAAGGCCGACGGCGCCCAGGAGATCGACATCTACGGTGCCGAGCGCGACATCAATGACGAGCGCAAGCGCGTCTCGGTGAGCTATGAGGCGACCACCAACGTCGCGCTCAGCGCCGGTGACTACGTCGCGGTCGTCACCTACGCCGACGGCCAGAAGGCGGAAAAGCCGTTCTCGATCGCCGCCGGCAAGCGCCAGACGCTGGAGATCAAGCAGTAG
- a CDS encoding MaoC family dehydratase — translation MRFFEDMEIGAQRAFGSFTFTAEDIKRFAAQFDPQRFHLDEEEGRKSLFGGLAASGWHVASVCMKLLVADGKRLAAEAAARGETVAVWGPSPGFRELRWIRPVLAGDTISFTNQVETKRTSEKRPEWGIIQARNTGVNQRNEVVFSFLATAFVPRRNPGS, via the coding sequence ATGCGCTTTTTTGAAGACATGGAAATCGGCGCCCAGCGCGCGTTCGGCTCATTCACCTTCACCGCCGAGGACATCAAGCGGTTTGCCGCGCAGTTCGATCCGCAGCGCTTCCATCTCGACGAGGAGGAGGGGCGCAAGTCGCTGTTCGGCGGGCTCGCCGCATCGGGCTGGCACGTCGCCAGCGTCTGCATGAAGCTGCTGGTCGCCGACGGCAAACGGCTTGCCGCCGAAGCCGCCGCGCGCGGCGAGACGGTCGCGGTCTGGGGGCCTTCGCCGGGCTTCCGTGAGCTGCGCTGGATCCGCCCGGTGCTGGCCGGCGACACCATCAGCTTCACCAACCAGGTCGAGACCAAGCGAACGTCCGAGAAGCGGCCGGAATGGGGCATCATTCAAGCCCGCAACACCGGCGTCAATCAGCGCAATGAGGTGGTGTTCTCATTCCTAGCGACCGCCTTCGTGCCGCGCCGGAATCCCGGTTCCTGA
- a CDS encoding PAS domain-containing protein, protein MSDAEFQIQALGDVRLADHATSGLPAWLWSADGARILWANPVGAQVFGAANGADLAKRAFGPADPHRRQVARLGPSLDAGGAVRLERLRGFGAAPGMLATCGCRRIELSDGSHGILMSALNAIGRNMPLAERLLRLVQGLARPAAAFNGDGLLVATNEAARALPGLHDLTEAGLDAARDEALAQGRAAASVAIGRVVLQRMGHGADRALIALIKPAAHLAAKPAAPIEPEPVAPETAAPEAPGRAAAPQEAAAVEPPPAPASVEPPTAREEAPAPISEAPASFTLFDALDPQLEERIAIEPIASAAESEPTGAAPSPASEETHVETAPVEAAAFDTTPDESPAVEEPISEALIEVPAEAQVEAPAHLAPPLASAELAPAEQAPVETTPLDTTPDETAAVEEPISEALIEVPAEAQVEALAHPAPSLASAELAHAEQAPVETAPLDTTPDEPAAVEEPLSEALIEVPAAAHVAAPAAEPTPALEETAHAPTPEASAPPADAVPSPYAIADASAPPPAAEPAPATLAPVPPPSWLDEPLPVRRHPLRFMWQMDHEARFSLGSDEFTRLIGLHTAASFGRLWSDIAESFGLDPEGRVLKAFASRDTWSGITLHWPVDGGGRLPVELSGLPVFDRNRNFAGYRGFGVCRDLDGLARLAALRRYEFFSGSIAPRSLSADVAPAPRTAAPPGPAAPHDVAPPPDPTAAPPEELTEPSAAETSHQADPDHAVETPQETTGGTQEETNDVRHDPPQNVLPFRLAGDTRPPSLTPVENNAFNELARQLSARLESEAGLTATTNEPADTEAIAEAPPASEPEAEAPQQQEAIAQLDTPADAPKAGWLAATEPAPRGESRRDRALLDLLPVGILIYRLDRLLYANHAFLARMGYDSLHALEAAGGLDALYVEPGVSQASSTSGTGTPVTISANQNADDGAQSVSAEARLHTITWDDDSALALIFSRTLDEDAAVAAALSDPDHEPKPVAAAEPVLAPLPPQAGHADAEELGAILDTAAEGIIMFDAEGNIHSCNRSAEALFGYDGDEFITHNLADLFAPESQHGIFDYLTSVKSAGVASLLDHGRETLGRVRQGGIIPLSVTMGRTRADGPNFFAVFRDLSQTRKSEGELREARRLAERAANAKSDMLARISHELRTPLNAIIGFSEVMIGERFGALGNERYVEYMKDIRASGERVIAIVNDLLDLSRIETGKLDLAFTSQNLNEMVESCVAVMQPQANRERIIIRTSLAHTLPPVVADARALRQITLNLIGNSIHLANAGGQVIVSTALSDFGEVMLRVRDTGQSLNDNEVAAALEPFRAPTPSDQAGSGGVSLSLTKALVEANRAKFQIRTGGRTGTLIEIVFSHAAARV, encoded by the coding sequence ATGAGTGACGCGGAATTCCAGATCCAGGCGCTCGGCGACGTGCGGCTGGCGGACCATGCGACGAGCGGCCTGCCGGCATGGCTGTGGTCGGCCGACGGCGCACGGATTCTGTGGGCCAATCCGGTCGGCGCGCAGGTATTCGGTGCTGCCAATGGCGCCGATCTGGCGAAGCGCGCCTTCGGCCCGGCCGATCCACATCGCCGCCAGGTCGCGCGGCTCGGCCCGAGCCTCGACGCAGGCGGCGCGGTGCGGCTGGAGCGGCTGCGCGGCTTTGGCGCGGCGCCCGGCATGCTCGCGACCTGCGGCTGCAGGCGGATCGAGCTATCAGACGGCAGCCACGGCATCCTGATGAGCGCGCTCAATGCGATCGGCCGCAACATGCCGCTCGCCGAGCGCTTGCTGCGGCTGGTGCAGGGGCTGGCGCGTCCGGCGGCCGCCTTCAACGGCGACGGACTTTTGGTCGCAACCAACGAGGCGGCGCGTGCGCTGCCCGGCCTGCACGATCTCACCGAAGCCGGCCTCGATGCCGCGCGCGACGAAGCGCTGGCGCAGGGCCGCGCGGCAGCGAGCGTTGCGATCGGCCGCGTCGTGCTGCAGCGGATGGGCCACGGCGCCGATCGCGCGCTGATCGCGCTGATCAAGCCCGCGGCGCATCTCGCCGCCAAACCGGCGGCACCGATCGAGCCCGAGCCGGTTGCGCCGGAGACGGCTGCACCGGAAGCACCGGGACGCGCAGCAGCGCCGCAAGAGGCCGCGGCAGTCGAGCCACCACCAGCACCGGCCTCCGTCGAACCGCCAACCGCGCGTGAAGAAGCCCCCGCGCCCATAAGCGAAGCGCCGGCCAGCTTCACGCTGTTCGATGCGCTCGACCCGCAGTTGGAAGAGCGCATCGCGATCGAGCCGATCGCCAGCGCGGCTGAATCCGAGCCTACGGGCGCGGCTCCATCTCCCGCGTCGGAAGAGACGCACGTCGAGACCGCGCCCGTCGAGGCCGCGGCATTCGACACCACGCCTGACGAATCTCCCGCCGTCGAGGAGCCAATATCGGAAGCGCTGATCGAAGTGCCCGCTGAAGCGCAGGTCGAAGCGCCCGCGCACCTTGCTCCACCGCTCGCGTCGGCCGAACTGGCGCCTGCAGAGCAAGCACCGGTCGAGACCACGCCTCTCGACACCACGCCAGACGAAACTGCCGCCGTCGAGGAGCCAATATCGGAAGCGCTCATCGAAGTGCCCGCTGAGGCACAGGTCGAAGCGCTCGCGCACCCTGCTCCATCGCTCGCATCGGCCGAACTGGCGCATGCAGAGCAAGCACCGGTCGAGACCGCGCCTCTCGACACCACGCCTGACGAACCTGCCGCGGTCGAGGAACCGCTATCGGAAGCTCTGATCGAGGTGCCCGCTGCGGCACACGTCGCAGCGCCCGCAGCTGAGCCTACGCCGGCTCTCGAAGAGACGGCACACGCGCCAACTCCAGAAGCATCGGCGCCACCGGCCGATGCCGTGCCCTCGCCTTATGCGATCGCGGATGCGTCGGCTCCGCCGCCTGCCGCCGAACCGGCGCCTGCGACGCTCGCGCCGGTGCCGCCGCCATCCTGGCTCGACGAGCCGCTGCCGGTGCGGCGGCATCCGCTGCGCTTCATGTGGCAGATGGACCATGAGGCCCGCTTCTCGCTCGGCTCCGACGAATTCACCCGCCTGATCGGCCTGCACACCGCGGCAAGCTTCGGCCGTCTCTGGAGCGACATCGCCGAGAGCTTTGGCCTCGATCCCGAGGGCCGCGTCCTCAAGGCGTTCGCCAGCCGCGACACCTGGAGCGGCATCACGCTGCACTGGCCGGTCGACGGCGGCGGCCGGCTGCCGGTCGAACTGTCCGGCCTGCCGGTGTTCGATCGCAACCGGAATTTCGCCGGCTACCGCGGCTTTGGTGTCTGTCGCGACCTCGACGGGCTTGCGCGACTCGCCGCATTGCGCCGCTATGAGTTCTTCAGCGGCTCGATCGCGCCGCGATCGCTGTCGGCCGATGTCGCGCCGGCGCCGCGCACCGCCGCGCCGCCCGGGCCCGCCGCGCCGCATGATGTTGCTCCGCCGCCCGACCCGACCGCAGCACCACCCGAGGAATTGACCGAGCCGAGCGCAGCAGAGACTTCACACCAAGCCGATCCGGATCACGCCGTGGAAACGCCGCAAGAAACGACAGGAGGAACGCAGGAGGAAACGAACGACGTGCGCCACGACCCGCCGCAGAATGTGCTGCCGTTCCGTCTTGCCGGTGATACGCGGCCGCCGTCGTTGACGCCGGTCGAGAACAACGCCTTCAACGAGCTCGCCCGCCAGTTGTCGGCGCGGCTCGAGAGCGAGGCTGGCCTCACCGCGACAACGAACGAGCCCGCCGACACGGAGGCGATTGCCGAAGCGCCGCCCGCCAGCGAACCGGAGGCGGAGGCGCCGCAGCAGCAAGAAGCGATCGCGCAGCTCGATACGCCGGCCGACGCGCCAAAGGCCGGTTGGCTCGCCGCGACGGAACCCGCACCGCGCGGAGAGTCCCGGCGCGACCGCGCGCTACTCGATCTCTTGCCGGTCGGCATCCTGATCTACCGGCTCGACCGCCTGCTCTATGCCAACCACGCCTTCCTCGCCCGCATGGGCTATGACAGCCTGCACGCACTGGAAGCCGCCGGCGGGCTCGACGCGCTCTATGTCGAGCCCGGCGTCTCGCAGGCAAGCAGCACGTCGGGCACCGGCACGCCGGTGACGATCTCCGCGAACCAGAACGCGGACGACGGCGCGCAGTCCGTGTCCGCAGAGGCACGGCTGCACACCATCACCTGGGACGACGATTCCGCGCTGGCGCTGATCTTCTCACGCACGCTGGACGAAGACGCCGCGGTCGCGGCCGCGCTGTCCGATCCGGATCACGAGCCCAAGCCCGTGGCTGCCGCCGAGCCGGTGCTTGCGCCACTACCGCCGCAGGCCGGCCACGCCGACGCCGAGGAGCTCGGCGCGATCCTCGACACCGCGGCCGAAGGCATCATCATGTTCGATGCCGAGGGCAACATCCATTCCTGCAACCGCAGCGCGGAGGCGCTGTTCGGCTATGACGGCGACGAGTTCATCACGCATAATCTCGCCGACCTGTTCGCGCCGGAAAGCCAGCACGGCATCTTCGACTATCTCACGAGCGTGAAGTCGGCCGGCGTCGCCAGTCTGCTCGACCACGGCCGCGAGACGCTCGGCCGCGTGCGCCAGGGCGGCATCATCCCGCTGTCGGTGACGATGGGCCGCACCCGCGCCGATGGCCCGAACTTCTTCGCCGTGTTCCGCGATCTCTCGCAGACGAGGAAGAGCGAGGGCGAATTGCGCGAGGCGCGGCGGCTTGCCGAACGCGCGGCGAACGCCAAATCCGACATGCTGGCGCGGATCAGCCACGAGCTGCGCACGCCGCTCAACGCCATCATCGGCTTTTCCGAGGTGATGATCGGCGAGCGCTTCGGCGCGCTCGGCAACGAGCGCTATGTCGAATACATGAAGGACATCCGCGCCTCCGGCGAGCGGGTGATCGCGATTGTCAATGACCTGCTCGATCTGTCGCGGATCGAGACCGGCAAGCTCGACCTCGCCTTCACCAGCCAGAATCTCAACGAGATGGTGGAGAGCTGCGTCGCTGTCATGCAGCCGCAGGCCAATCGCGAGCGCATCATCATCCGCACCTCGCTCGCGCACACGCTGCCGCCTGTTGTCGCCGACGCCCGCGCGCTGCGCCAGATCACGCTGAACCTGATCGGCAACTCGATCCATCTCGCCAATGCCGGCGGCCAGGTGATCGTCTCGACCGCGCTGTCGGATTTCGGCGAGGTGATGCTGCGCGTGCGCGACACCGGCCAGAGCCTCAACGACAACGAGGTCGCCGCGGCGCTGGAGCCGTTCCGCGCGCCGACGCCGTCCGATCAGGCCGGCTCCGGCGGCGTCAGCCTGTCGCTGACCAAGGCGCTGGTCGAAGCCAACCGCGCCAAATTCCAGATCCGCACCGGCGGCCGCACCGGCACACTGATCGAGATCGTGTTCTCCCACGCCGCGGCGCGGGTGTGA
- a CDS encoding phasin family protein, with amino-acid sequence MSDNGRDHFEIPKFEIPKDMRSMAEASFDQARKAFEQFVTNARDTAGKIEERNATMRAGAKELSTKALSYAEKNVQSSLDYAQSLLKAKDLTEVMRLQSEYVQGQMRSLAEQASEMGQAVSRAAMDAVKPKS; translated from the coding sequence ATGAGCGACAACGGGCGTGACCATTTCGAGATCCCCAAATTCGAGATTCCCAAGGACATGCGGTCGATGGCGGAGGCGAGCTTCGATCAGGCGCGCAAGGCCTTTGAGCAGTTCGTGACCAACGCGCGGGACACCGCCGGCAAGATCGAGGAGCGCAACGCCACGATGCGCGCCGGCGCCAAGGAGCTTTCCACCAAGGCGCTGTCCTACGCCGAGAAGAACGTGCAGTCGTCGCTGGACTACGCCCAGTCGCTGCTCAAGGCCAAGGACCTCACCGAGGTCATGCGGCTGCAAAGCGAATATGTGCAGGGCCAGATGCGCTCGCTCGCCGAGCAGGCCAGCGAGATGGGCCAGGCGGTCAGCCGCGCCGCGATGGATGCGGTCAAGCCCAAGAGCTAA
- a CDS encoding nuclear transport factor 2 family protein — protein sequence MTEHSLWRFSRALHRAINERQLADIEPLLDDEVEWAIYGPIDLFSFFGSRRGKAAVLEVIRQIGENLRVHRFDRESIMLGADSAASMLRYSLTALDSNKPISLRIAHFAQFKAGKLTSFRVLVDSFDLVEQTVGYPIHLPRIAV from the coding sequence ATGACAGAGCACAGCCTCTGGCGTTTTTCGCGCGCATTGCATCGCGCGATCAACGAACGCCAGCTTGCAGACATCGAGCCGTTGCTCGATGACGAGGTCGAATGGGCCATCTACGGGCCGATCGACCTGTTTTCCTTTTTCGGCTCGCGCCGCGGCAAGGCCGCCGTGCTCGAGGTGATCAGGCAGATCGGCGAGAACCTGAGGGTTCACCGCTTCGATCGGGAGTCCATCATGCTGGGCGCGGATTCCGCCGCCTCGATGCTGCGCTATTCGCTGACGGCATTGGACTCCAACAAGCCGATCTCGCTCAGGATCGCGCATTTCGCGCAGTTCAAGGCCGGCAAGCTCACGAGCTTCCGCGTGCTGGTCGACAGTTTCGACCTGGTCGAGCAGACCGTCGGCTACCCGATCCATCTGCCGCGCATCGCGGTCTGA
- a CDS encoding metallophosphoesterase encodes MRCLVVADLHYSLPQFDWLLAAAPQFDLVIFAGDALNLGSAVDFRAQIVVVTKYLARLAGLTRVIFCSGNHDLDERNAEGEKVARWVAAVREFGVACDGDNLTIGDTLFTVCPWWDGPMVKARIDDQLREAAAIPYRRWVWVHHAPPADSPISWGGKRFFGDVELLRWIERHHPEMVISGHVHQSPFIPNGSWFDRIGTTWVFNTGLQPGRPPVYIVLDLAQEKVFWLAAGDAQIVDLNATLHRPATPLGEAPDWLTSLDRIADPSLARPASAAG; translated from the coding sequence ATGCGCTGCCTCGTCGTCGCCGACCTGCATTATTCATTGCCGCAGTTCGACTGGCTGCTGGCGGCCGCGCCGCAATTCGATCTGGTGATCTTCGCCGGCGATGCGCTCAACCTCGGCTCGGCGGTCGATTTCCGCGCCCAGATCGTCGTCGTCACGAAATACCTCGCGCGCCTCGCCGGCCTCACGCGCGTGATCTTCTGCTCGGGCAATCATGACCTCGACGAGCGCAACGCAGAGGGCGAGAAGGTTGCGCGATGGGTCGCCGCCGTCAGGGAATTCGGCGTGGCCTGCGACGGCGACAATCTGACCATCGGCGACACGCTGTTCACGGTGTGCCCGTGGTGGGACGGCCCGATGGTCAAGGCGCGGATCGACGACCAGTTGCGCGAGGCAGCCGCCATTCCGTACCGCCGCTGGGTCTGGGTGCATCACGCGCCGCCGGCGGATTCCCCGATCAGCTGGGGCGGCAAGCGCTTCTTCGGCGACGTCGAACTGCTGCGCTGGATCGAACGCCACCACCCGGAGATGGTGATCTCGGGCCATGTGCATCAATCGCCGTTCATCCCGAACGGCTCGTGGTTCGACCGGATCGGGACGACCTGGGTGTTCAATACCGGCCTGCAGCCCGGCCGGCCGCCGGTCTACATCGTACTCGATCTCGCCCAGGAGAAGGTTTTCTGGCTCGCCGCCGGCGACGCGCAGATCGTCGATCTCAACGCCACCCTGCATCGGCCGGCAACGCCGCTCGGCGAGGCGCCGGACTGGCTCACATCCTTGGATCGGATTGCCGATCCGAGCCTGGCGCGACCTGCATCGGCGGCAGGTTGA
- a CDS encoding cyclic nucleotide-binding domain-containing protein, which yields MRAILDHCTGGSRRSLPAGTDFIEEGGQTGHLFVLLEGKVEVVKGDSLVAVIDEPGAVFGEMSVLLDRPHSAKVRTASNCVLYEFDDAASFLREQPALALLIAQLLAQRLHVATTYLADLMHQYADHGTHLAMVSEVLQSMINLPPMQVAPGSDRQSDPRM from the coding sequence ATGCGGGCGATCCTTGATCACTGCACGGGCGGGAGCAGGCGCAGCCTGCCGGCCGGCACGGATTTCATCGAGGAGGGCGGCCAGACAGGTCACCTGTTCGTGCTGCTCGAGGGCAAGGTCGAGGTCGTGAAGGGCGACAGTCTGGTCGCGGTGATCGACGAGCCCGGCGCGGTGTTCGGTGAGATGAGTGTTCTGCTCGACAGGCCGCACAGCGCAAAGGTACGCACGGCGTCCAACTGCGTCCTGTACGAATTCGACGATGCAGCGTCGTTCCTGCGGGAGCAGCCTGCGCTGGCGCTGCTGATCGCGCAGCTCCTGGCGCAACGGCTGCATGTCGCCACGACCTATCTTGCCGATCTGATGCATCAATATGCCGATCACGGCACCCATCTGGCGATGGTCAGCGAAGTGCTGCAGAGCATGATCAACCTGCCGCCGATGCAGGTCGCGCCAGGCTCGGATCGGCAATCCGATCCAAGGATGTGA